A single genomic interval of Prunus dulcis chromosome 5, ALMONDv2, whole genome shotgun sequence harbors:
- the LOC117627270 gene encoding protein EDS1L-like: protein MACGRLGEMLNLSEELIKKSCYLSLKAQNFPDELLLVEKPPASSHAFFCFPGSWSVDSWFSGEKAFGETVITPALFPCMKSIGNHNETAKPGDLEFAIAFVNQAFLQKFEHVLQTSQLVNQVQDAINERKSIIFTGHSTGGAIAALATIWFLQKYPKTNAATFFCVTFGSPLVGNHIISHALRRENWSQYFIHFVMRYDIVPRILLAPLSSIHQGLQKILPFFDLKSPYFRSQILGTSREAWHLYTNVMRDASALTTHVASQLMGSTNLVLQTVKHFIKLSPYKPFGTYVFCTGNGKLVVLKNPEAVLQTLFYSCQLSSEMEWAAIAHNCLNEHFSYEKEFLGGECSLDMQDVVALDKLEELCLGSDRYLDDLGLSAEARLCLRAAGESEKQKGENQKKVYGKREEMKKALENLEEYRALCEHNVGYFDAFKIQKDRRDFEANVSRIVLTGIWDEIIEMLKKYELPDEFEAIKEWIQLGTRFRRLVEPIDIANYYRHSKDEDTGPYMKKGRPKRYKYPQRWLEHEQKLPAGSCGESWFWAEVEELHKLTGDSTAMYRERERVLKLQREVGNWIREGLVGKDVLLKSSTFYSWWQPLPPPLKSELISGLMDDQGSMQE, encoded by the exons ATGGCTTGTGGAAGGCTTGGAGAGATGCTGAATCTTAGTGAGGAGCTTATCAAGAAAAGTTGCTATCTGTCCTTGAAGGCTCAGAACTTCCCAGATGAGCTGCTTCTTGTAGAGAAGCCCCCTGCCTCATCCCATGCTTTTTTCTGCTTCCCAGGATCTTGGTCTGTGGACAGTTGGTTTTCTGGAGAAAAAGCTTTTGGAGAAACAGTGATCACTCCTGCACTGTTTCCTTGTATGAAAAGCATAGGCAACCATAATGAAACTGCAAAACCAGGAGACCTAGAATTTGCAATTGCTTTCGTGAACCAAGCCTTTCTGCAAAAATTTGAACATGTTTTGCAGACTTCCCAGCTTGTTAATCAG GTGCAAGACGCTATCAATGAAAGGAAGAGTATAATATTTACAGGGCATTCTACAGGTGGAGCAATTGCTGCGCTTGCCACAATCTGGTTCTTGCAAAAGTACCCGAAAACAAATGCTGCAACATTCTTCTGTGTGACTTTTGGATCTCCCCTTGTTGGTAACCATATTATTTCTCATGCTCTTAGGAGGGAGAATTGGTCTCAATACTTCATACATTTTGTCATGAGATATGATATTGTCCCTAGGATTTTGCTTGCTCCTCTCTCATCCATTCACCAAGGATTGCAGAAAATTCTCCCCTTCTTCGATCTGAAATCGCCTTACTTTAGAAGCCAGATTCTTGGAACATCCCGAGAGGCCTGGCATTTGTATACAAATGTGATGAGGGATGCATCAGCTCTTACAACCCATGTTGCCTCTCAACTAATGGGGAGCACAAATCTAGTGCTGCAAACTGTAAAACACTTCATTAAGCTGAGCCCTTACAAGCCTTTTGGGACATATGTTTTTTGCACTGGGAATGGGAAATTGGTTGTCTTGAAAAACCCTGAAGCTGTGTTGCAAACCTTGTTCTACTCTTGTCAGTTAAGCAGCGAAATGGAATGGGCAGCCATTGCCCACAATTGCTTGAACGAGCATTTCAGCTATGAGAAGGAATTTCTTGGTGGTGAATGTAGCTTAGACATGCAAGATGTGGTTGCTCTTGATAAACTAGAAGAGCTCTGCTTAGGCTCAGATCGTTACTTGGACGACCTTGGCTTG AGTGCAGAAGCTAGATTATGCCTTCGTGCTGCCGGAGAATCAGAAAAGCAAAAAGgagaaaaccagaaaaaagTTTATggaaaaagggaagaaatgaAGAAAGCATTGGAAAACCTAGAAGAATATCGAGCCTTGTGTGAGCACAATGTGGGATATTTCGACGCCTTCAAGATTCAGAAGGACAGGAGAGACTTTGAGGCTAACGTGAGTAGGATTGTGTTAACAGGGATATGGGATGAGATTATCgaaatgttgaaaaaatatGAGCTTCCTGATGAATTCGAGGCTATAAAAGAATGGATACAACTAGGAACCAGGTTCCGCCGTCTTGTTGAGCCTATTGACATTGCTAACTACTATAGGCACTCCAAGGATGAGGACACCGGACCATACATGAAGAAAGGCAGGCCGAAGCGGTACAAATACCCACAACGATGGCTCGAGCATGAACAAAAACTGCCGGCGGGTTCCTGCGGGGAATCGTGGTTTTGGGCAGAGGTGGAGGAGTTGCACAAACTTACTGGTGACAGCACAGCAATGTacagggaaagagagagagttttgaaGCTGCAAAGAGAAGTTGGAAACTGGATTCGCGAAGGGTTGGTTGGTAAGGACGTCTTATTGAAGTCGTCAACCTTTTACAGTTGGTGGCAGCCGCTGCCTCCGCCACTCAAATCAGAACTCATTTCAGGGCTCATGGATGATCAAGGAAGCATGCAAGAGTAG
- the LOC117627271 gene encoding uncharacterized protein LOC117627271: protein MVSDSITNASIHAAPNNNNAARDVGKKKRARSAKLKQCKLDVRREQWLSQGAVKNKDCKAEQNGVVEERKDRNNRHPFGNLGMRPGGGENDGSIHHHHHHDSDLDSNSPNSLTSSVLGSNYSETNFTGSSSSSSSSSSSGGCCSGNITEDDEGGGDDGCLDDWEAVADALAANEKPKNPCLESPPEHDPIAQSGSPQETTIGSDGPSFGVENSKPQCARTIPKASGNGLAWRPDDAFRPQSLPNLAKQVSLPNSNRKHYGCGGVPWAYSGVVSAPSTCPICYEDLDFTDTSFLPCLCGFRLCLFCHKRILEEDSRCPGCRKPYEHEPVEAEASVHGGSLTFRLPRSCSLITRS from the exons ATGGTTTCCGATTCGATCACCAACGCTTCCATTCATGCAGCCCCAAACAACAACAACGCAGCCCGGGATGTgggcaagaagaagagg GCCAGGTCTGCCAAATTGAAGCAGTGCAAGCTCGATGTTCGTCGTGAGCAATGGCTTTCTCAAG GCGCTGTGAAGAATAAGGACTGTAAAGCGGAACAGAACGGCGTCGTTGAAGAACGCAAAGACCGTAATAACCGCCATCCCTTCGGTAATCTAGGGATGAGGCCTGGAGGCGGTGAGAATGACGGATCgatccatcaccaccaccaccatgaCAGCGATTTGGACTCAAACAGTCCGAACAGTTTGACAAGTAGCGTTTTGGGCAGCAACTATTCCGAGACTAACTTCACTGGgtccagcagcagcagcagcagcagcagcagcagcggTGGCTGTTGCTCTGGAAATATCACAGAGGATGATGAAGGCGGTGGCGATGATGGGTGCTTGGACGATTGGGAAGCCGTGGCTGACGCCTTAGCCGCCAACGAGAAGCCGAAAAACCCATGTTTGGAGTCTCCCCCAGAGCATGATCCAATTGCTCAATCAGGTTCTCCTCAGGAAACGACTATTGGGTCTGATGGGCcgagttttggggttgagaaTTCGAAGCCTCAGTGCGCCAGAACTATCCCTAAAGCTTCAGGAAATGGCCTGGCTTGGAGGCCTGACGATGCTTTTCGGCCTCAGAGTCTGCCCAATTTAGCTAAGCAGGTTAGCTTGCCAAATTCGAACAGGAAACATTACGGTTGTGGTGGTGTTCCTTGGGCCTATAGTGGTGTTGTTTCTGCGCCATCCACATGTCCTATATGCTATGAAGATTTGGATTTCACGGACACAAGCTTTTTGCCATGCTTGTGTGGATTCCGGCTCTGCCTTTTCTGCCACAAAAGGATTCTCGAGGAGGATAGCCGCTGTCCTGGCTGCAGGAAGCCCTATGAGCATGAGCCTGTTGAGGCAGAGGCAAGTGTGCATGGAGGTAGCCTCACGTTTCGGCTGCCTCGTTCTTGTAGCCTGATCACAAGGTCCTAA
- the LOC117628205 gene encoding callose synthase 10-like, with translation MKKMIATLRALVEVMEALSKYADPNGVGRLIMEEVRGAISAIRYTEQFPRLPAAFEISGQRDADMFDLLECVFGFQKDNVTNQRENVLLTVANAQSRLGVPVEADPVSEHVIIVTWATDYPSCIHVNEHVIICYTCYVSIYLNLNFE, from the exons atgaaaaagatGATTGCTACCTTGAGGGCTTTAGTTGAGGTGATGGAGGCACTTAGCAAATATGCAGATCCAAATGGAGTTGGAAGACTTATTATGGAGGAG GTGAGAGGTGCAATATCTGCAATTAGGTATACTGAGCAATTCCCCAGACTTCCTGCTGCTTTTGAGATATCTGGACAACGAGATGCTGACATGTTTGATCTGTTGGAATGTGTGTTTGGTTTTCAG AAAGACAACGTAACGAATCAGAGAGAAAACGTTCTTCTTACAGTTGCAAATGCACAATCTCGGCTTGGTGTACCTGTTGAGGCTGATCCAGTGAGTGAACATGTCATTATTGTTACATGGGCTACTGATTATCCTTCTTGTATTCATGTGAATGAACATGTCATTATTTGTTACACCTGTTACGTTTCCATTTACTTAAATCTAAATTTTGAGTGA